DNA sequence from the Hyalangium ruber genome:
AGCCCATCCTGCTTCAGCACCAGGGTGCCGAAGCTCTCCGAGGTGGACACCTCGAGCGACAGCGTCGAGTCCCCCGCGCCATGGTCGTGCTCGGAGTCCAGCGCACGCGTCCACAGCACCACGCTCTCAGCGCGAGGCTCTCCCGAGGCAACCGACTGCGGGAAGAACCTGCGACTGGCCTCTGCCTGTGTGACGGTCGTCTCTTCGTCGCTGCATCCGAAGGCAGTCGTCGCCGCGACGGCGACGATCGACTGCAGGATGGTGCGGCGGTGCAGTTTGTTGGACAAGCATCCCTCCGTTGGGCCGGGCCGGTGGGCCTCCGGCGGGCGCGGAGTCTATGGCGCTTCTTTGTCCTCCAGGCAAACAACCGCTTTGACGCACCGCGCCTGAAACGAAAGGGGCTGCCCACCTCTCGGCGGACAGCCCCTGGAGCTTCGACACCCGGTGAAGGAACTACTTCACGGCCTTCACGCGCGGGCGCTTCTCGCCCTCGGCGGGAGCCTCGGCCTCGGCGGGAGCCGCGGCGGCCGCCCCCGGCACCTTGTTCACGCCGTACTTCTCCAGCACGCGCACTTCGATCTCCTTGTAGGTGTCCGGGTGCTCGCGCAGGTAGTCCTTCGCGTTCTCCCGGCCCTGACCGATGCGCTCGCCCTTGAAGGCGAACCAGCTGCCGCTCTTCTCGACGATGCCCTCGTTGGAGGCCAGGTCGATGAGGTCTCCCTCTCGGGAGATGCCGGTGCCGTACATGATGTCGAACTCCACCTCCTTGAAGGGAGGCGCCACCTTGTTCTTCACCACCTTCACGCGGGTGCGGCTGCCCACCACGTTGTCGCCATTCTTGATGGCGCCCACGCGGCGAATGTCCAGACGCTGCGAGGCGTAGAACTTCAGCGCGTTACCACCCGTGGTCGTCTCGGGGTTGCCGAACATCACGCCGATCTTCATGCGGATCTGGTTGATGAAGATGACGCACGTCTGGCTCTTGGCGATGGTGCCCGTGAGCTTGCGCAGCGCCTGGCTCATCAGTCGCGCCTGCACGCCCATGTGCGCATCACCCATCTCGCCCTCGAGCTCGGCCTTCGGCACCAGCGCCGCCACCGAGTCCACCACCAGCACGTCGATGGCGCCGGAGCGCACCAGCATCTCGGCGATCTCCAGGCCCTGCTCACCGGTGTCCGGCTGGCTCAGCAGCAGGTCATCGGTGCGCACGCCCAGCTTGCGGGCGTAGCCCACGTCCAGGGCGTGCTCCGCGTCGATGTAACCGCAGATGCCTCCGCGCTTCTGCGCCTCGGCGACGATGTGAAGGCACAGCGTCGTCTTACCGGAGGACTCCGGCCCGAAGATCTCGACGATGCGCCCCTTGGGAACACCGCCCACGCCCAGCGCGATATCGAGCGAGATCGAGCCCGTCGAAATGGCCTGGATGTCTCGCATCAGCGGCTCTTCGTTGCCGAGCCGCATGATGGAGCCCTTGCCGAACTGGCGCTCGACAGCGGACATCGCCAACTCGATCGCCTTTTCCTTCTCCTGATTCACGGCCATCTCTCTACTCCTCCAGTCGTATGCGGTGGACCACCCCGGCCCACCTGAACCCGCGTTCAGAACGCGGTTCGTATTACTACGCGACGGGTTGCGTATAGTCCACCCCTCTGACACGGGGCTCGAGAAGAACAGTTCAGCTCTCGTGGTTAGCGAACAGGGCAGCGGCCCCCAGAGCGGCCAGGCCGGACACCAGGCCAGCGTAACCCGGCAGACTTCCTAGGAATACGGAGAGCAGGCCCGCCACCACCATCACCGCCAGCCCCATCTGGCGCATGGGGCTGCCCGGCTTGCCCCGGAGCACGGCCACCAGCGCCGCACACACCGCCCCTACCTCCAGCGTGAGCCCCGCACTGGGCATCGCGCCGTGACGTGCCAGGTCCAATACGAGCTGCAGCAGGCACCCTCCTGCCGCCACCGTCGCCGCCAAGGGCTTGATGCTGGAGCCCCGAGCTCGGCGGCCCGCCTTGAGCCGCACGCGCGCCAGGTCCTCGGGGCGGACCTCCAGCGCGTAGGGAAAGCCCATGGTCAGCAGGCCCTGAATGGCCGTCTCGTGGCAGGCGAAGCCGCCTCCATCCACGAGCCCCTCCAGCCTGTCGCTCTCGATGAGGTGGTGGAACCAGTCGGCCAGATGCCGTGAGCCCCCCTCGAGCACCATTTGCTCCAACAGCCGGTTGATGCGGTAGGCCAGCGCCTGCCGCTCCTCGCCGGTGGCGGCCTGGGCCTGCGCTATCAGCAGCAGCACCGGCAGCGGCGTGCCCGGCGGCGGCGTCTTCTCGCCGGGGAGCGCCTCGGAGCTCGGGAAGAGCGTCATCTCCCCTGGCTCCATGGCGATGTAGGGGAGCTCCTCTTCGGGCGGGTTCACCTCAACGGAGGGCGCCCACGCGGGCACCTCCGCTGGGAGCGCGTCGCGCACACCCTCGCCCGAGAGCTCGCTGGAACCCTCACCCATAGTGGGAGGACGTGTGCTGGAGGCGGTCGCCACGCTGAAAACTGTACCCAGGAGTGGTGCTGGGGTTCAAAGCGCACAGGCCCCGCAACTTTTCCAATCCAACAGGGTTGATGCCCGACGTGGACGCGGATTCGGACGCACAATTGATGCAGAGGGTGGCGGCAGGCGACCGCAAGGCGTTCGCCCTGCTCTTCGACCGCTACCACGCGAGCGTGGCGCGCTTCGCCCTGCGCTTCGTGGGGGACACGGCGCGGGCGGAGGAGCTGACGCAGGACATCTTCGTGAAGCTGTTCCGGAACGCGAAGGCCTACAAGCCCACGGCGCAGTTCAAGACGTTCCTGTTCCGGGTGGCGACCAACCACTGCCTCAATGAGGTGCGCCGGGGGGAATACCGGGTGACCCACACGAGCACGGCCCCCACGGAAGAGGACGCGCAGGGAGTGGACGTGGCGGGGCCCGAGGGAGAGCAGCCGGATGCGGCGGTGGCGGGGCGGGAGCTGGAGCGGGCCGTGGGCGAGGCGCTGAAGGGCATGAGCGAGCGGGAGCGAGCGGCCTTCACCATGTGCCGCTTCGAGGGCATGGCGTACCGGGACATCGCGGAGGCGCTGGAGGCGAGCGAGGCGGCGGTCAAGAG
Encoded proteins:
- a CDS encoding RNA polymerase sigma factor; this translates as MPDVDADSDAQLMQRVAAGDRKAFALLFDRYHASVARFALRFVGDTARAEELTQDIFVKLFRNAKAYKPTAQFKTFLFRVATNHCLNEVRRGEYRVTHTSTAPTEEDAQGVDVAGPEGEQPDAAVAGRELERAVGEALKGMSERERAAFTMCRFEGMAYRDIAEALEASEAAVKSLIHRATLAVARKIEELQAGTAPARSRA
- the recA gene encoding recombinase RecA, encoding MAVNQEKEKAIELAMSAVERQFGKGSIMRLGNEEPLMRDIQAISTGSISLDIALGVGGVPKGRIVEIFGPESSGKTTLCLHIVAEAQKRGGICGYIDAEHALDVGYARKLGVRTDDLLLSQPDTGEQGLEIAEMLVRSGAIDVLVVDSVAALVPKAELEGEMGDAHMGVQARLMSQALRKLTGTIAKSQTCVIFINQIRMKIGVMFGNPETTTGGNALKFYASQRLDIRRVGAIKNGDNVVGSRTRVKVVKNKVAPPFKEVEFDIMYGTGISREGDLIDLASNEGIVEKSGSWFAFKGERIGQGRENAKDYLREHPDTYKEIEVRVLEKYGVNKVPGAAAAAPAEAEAPAEGEKRPRVKAVK